The sequence below is a genomic window from Liolophura sinensis isolate JHLJ2023 chromosome 2, CUHK_Ljap_v2, whole genome shotgun sequence.
TCCGGCTGTACATACTCATGTACTTTCGGCGACGACACTTTGCCCACAACTGTCCAACCTGGATCGCATTTTGTCGTCTCCGTGtgcataataaaaaaacaaagaacagacCATTATATCCgtctgatttattatttatcccCTCTATAAAAAATAAACGTGTACAGATCTGTCCTTGAtatgttaaaagaaaagcaaaCCGAGTATTTATATTACACAGGCCTATGCCAAGTAGGCTGTATGGAGTATATGGAGGCTGTAACAGACCGacctaccatacatgtatatctatggCGTATGACAGACGGACACTTGGgcctaccatacatgtacatctatggcgCAAGATAGACAGACACTTGGgcctgccatacatgtacatctatggcgTATGACAGACGGACACTTGGgcctaccatacatgtacatctatggcgTATGACAGACGGACACTTGGgcctgccatacatgtacatctatggcgTATGACAGACGGACACCTGGgcctaccatacatgtacatctatgacgTAAGATAGACGGACACTTGGgcctgccatacatgtacatctatggcgTATGACAGACGGACACTTGGgcctaccatacatgtacatctatggcgTATGATAGACGGACACTTGGgcctaccatacatgtacatctatgacgTAAGATAGACGGACACTTGGgcctgccatacatgtacatctatggcgTATGACAGACGGACACTTGGgcctaccatacatgtacatctatggcgTATGACAGACGGACACTTGGgcctaccatacatgtacatctatggcgTATGACAGACGGACACTTGggcccaccatacatgtacatctatggcgTATGACAGACGGACACCTGGgcctaccatacatgtacatctatgacgTAAGATAGACGGACACTTGGgcctgccatacatgtacatctatggcgTATGACAGACGGACACTTGGgcctaccatacatgtacatctatggcgTATGATAGACGGACACTTGGgcctgccatacatgtacatttatggcGTACAGCAGATGAACACTTAAgcctaccatacatgtacatctatggcgTACGACAGGCAGACACTTGGgcctaccatacatgtacatctgtggcGTATGACAGACAGACACTTGGGCCTACCATACATGCACATCTGTGGCGTGTGACACACGGACACTTGGGCCTGCCATACATGCACATCTGTGGCGTACGACAGATGGACACTTGGgcctgccatacatgtacatctatggcgTACGACAGACGGACACTTGGgcctaccatacatgtacatctatggcgTACGACAGACGGACACTTGGgcctaccatacatgtacatctatggcgTACCACAGACGGACACTTGGgcctaccatacatgtacatctgtgacGTATGACAGATGGACACTTGGgcctaccatacatgtacatctatggcgTACAACAGATAGGTATTTTGGCCTACCATCTAGCATCTATCGTGTataataccatatatatatatatatatatatatatatatatatatatatatatatatatatatatatataccatatgtaccatatatattgatatacatatattcacagGTCAATGCCATGTAACCAAACACATAATTTACTGACCACGAGACACTTCGCATCACACGATCGTAAACAAACCAGCTGTTTGCTAAGAGATCATatctaaagaaaacatatttactACCGGTATGATAATTGAGAAATGTTAGTCCAGATCTGCTATTTGCATGGATTacccagcaacctgtggatggtcgtggttttcccccgggctctgcccggtttcctcccaccacaatgctggctgctgtcgcataggtgaaatattcttgagtacggcgtaaaacatcaatcaagtaaataaataaatacatggatttCCCAACATCTCTTCAACTCTTATTTTATAGTGGCATCGAGATGTCTACATCTGACACTTTTCTGACATGCAGGAAGGACTGATCGCTGAAACTTTTACGAGGTATGAACAACTTCCGCACATGTAGGAGTACTGTTGTCCTTGTGGTTGGCGTATTACAGCACGCAGGATACAAGCTGCATTTGATGTTAGGAGAACTTCAACATGTACAAGAATTGTTGCATTTCATATAAACAGACTTGTTACATTTTACAGAGTAGTTACCGTTAACAGACTAGTTACATTTAACAGAGTAGTTACATTTAACAGACTAGTTACAGTTAACAGAATAGTTCTGTatggtatataaaaaaaagacatccgACACGGAGGAAACATGTTGTATTGCCTATTTGGAAAATCCAaatccattaaaaaaaacttgatatatttcatatatggaGAATCGAGACCTacagaaaaattaataaatttcataTTTAGAAAACCAAGACCTACAGAAAAATTGATGTATTTCACATTTGGAGAATCAAGACATGTTGGAAATTTGGAATCTAGCACACTGCAGATAGATACATAATACTGATAaccatgaatttttttttttcaatttctagAAATTACTTTTCTCAGGAATAGTACATTTTAACTGTGCTAAGCACTACATTGTATTTGCCTTCAAAACACATCTCAAAAACAATTTTCCAATGTGAACCAGGTTTCTATGGTTACCAAACTGGACACTGGAAACTTGCTTTAATACAATAAAAACTAGttctgtaataaaaataataacaactTGGAAAAGTTTAAACATTCTGCACATTCAACATATTCTGCACATGTTGTGTTTTAAGTTAAACACAACATGTGCAGAATATGTTAAGAAAGATGCACATATGCATTATATATGAGCATTGTACCAAACTCTTTTGGATTTCAATGCAAATTGTAATATACAGTTCACAAAAGAAAACccgacaaaaaaaaattaagacaaatgtgACTTGAATTCTTTCAGATCTGAACGCTGTACACACAAACAATTCATCAGATGTTTTCATGACTGTTTGGCATAAACTACGTAAGTATTTTAACCTAAAGATTGTAAAACACTGTTTTTTTGGTCTGAAATTTGCGTTGTTCCACTAGAATATCATCCTGCTTTTCTATCACACCACAGATCACTTTTCTACCATAAATAGAACTCATAAAAAATGAGAAATCAGCCAGTGCACGTAATGAATGGGAAATGTAAAATTATAGCTTAAATTATACCCGAACAAGCTAAAATGAAAGTAGAATACTTAGGACTTTGTATGATCCTATCAAAACCGGATATTTTAAATCTGGCAAATTTCCATGGGAAATTCTTCATTGGAATACGCATTCAAATTATGAAATTAACACCGTGGGAAAAAAACAGCCCATTCCTCATCAAGCAAAATTTTCAATGAGGTTAATCAATTTGACAAAAAGACAGTGCCTTATATCACACTCAACCAAAACAACCGACACaattcctctctctctctcactctctCTTGTAAACTGTAGTTTCTTCCTGCCATCAAAACCATATAACTGACACCATACGTTATTTCTTTAGTTATTTAcctgcttgattggtgttttacggaacactcaagaatatttcacttatacgatggcggccagcattatggtgggatgaaaaaGAGACAaggcccgtgggaaacccacgacaatccgcag
It includes:
- the LOC135462543 gene encoding LOW QUALITY PROTEIN: uncharacterized protein LOC135462543 (The sequence of the model RefSeq protein was modified relative to this genomic sequence to represent the inferred CDS: inserted 1 base in 1 codon) codes for the protein MPSRLYGVYGGCNRPTYHTCISMAYDRRTLGPTIHVHLWRKIDRHLGLPYMYIYGTDTWACHTCTSMAYDRRTLGPTIHVHLWRXDRRTLGPTIHVHLWRMTDGHLGPPYMYIYGV